Proteins encoded together in one Cicer arietinum cultivar CDC Frontier isolate Library 1 chromosome 4, Cicar.CDCFrontier_v2.0, whole genome shotgun sequence window:
- the LOC105852812 gene encoding uncharacterized protein, which yields MANKYCFEAVDRSLRDIMKGIKEDYGLKPFGGITTVLGGDFRQILPVVRKGDRHDMIQACIKNSYIWNSCEVHLLRQNMRLQSNWLDSISKDAMQNFADWILDAGDGKQCSDIGESWISIEQNLMLPKSHDDFQSIVDAIYPNLNSHIGDTDYLVSRAILTPTNEIVDDINQRILNNFTGEEMIYLSSDSICKADFNIQDQDLLYPTEFLNTLKFSGLPSHILRLKKGAVVMLMRNLNQGAGLCNGTRMKITQLGKWFVEGEVLSGSIIGDKVLIPRISLSPSESNWPFILNRRQYPISLCFAMTINKSQGQSLQHVGLYLPKQVFTHGQLYVAISRVTNRNALHILSNDDEKPSENKVLNIVYTEIL from the coding sequence ATGGCCAACAAATATTGCTTTGAGGCAGTAGATCGATCACTTCGTGATATTATGAAAGGAATCAAAGAAGACTACGGTTTGAAACCATTTGGTGGAATAACTACTGTATTGGGTGGTGACTTTCGTCAGATTTTACCTGTAGTTCGAAAAGGTGATAGGCATGATATGATCCAAGCTtgcataaaaaattcatatatttggaATTCATGTGAGGTTCATTTGCTACGTCAAAATATGCGTCTACAATCAAATTGGTTGGACTCAATCTCAAAAGATGCAATGCAAAACTTCGCAGATTGGATACTTGACGCAGGTGATGGAAAACAATGCTCAGATATCGGAGAATCATGGATATCAATAGAACAAAACTTGATGCTCCCAAAATCACATGATGATTTTCAATCTATAGTTGATGCTATTTATCCAAATTTAAATAGCCACATTGGGGACACAGATTACCTTGTGTCGCGGGCTATCTTGACACCTACAAATGAAATAGTTGACGATATAAATCAACGCATTTTGAATAATTTCACAGGCGAAGAAATGATATATTTATCATCAGACTCAATTTGTAAGGCAGATTTCAATATTCAAGATCAAGATCTTCTTTACCCTACTGAGTTTTTGAATACACTCAAATTTTCGGGTTTGCCATCACATATTTTAAGGCTTAAAAAAGGAGCAGTAGTTATGTTAATGAGAAATTTGAATCAAGGAGCTGGGCTATGTAATGGTACAAGAATGAAAATTACACAACTTGGAAAATGGTTTGTGGAAGGAGAGGTGTTGAGTGGATCTATCATTGGAGATAAAGTTCTCATTCCAAGAATATCTTTGTCGCCTTCAGAATCCAATTGGCCTTTTATTCTTAATCGAAGACAGTATCCTATATCATTATGTTTTGCCATGAcaataaataaaagtcaagGACAATCGTTGCAGCACGTTGGATTATATTTGCCTAAACAAGTATTTACTCATGGACAATTGTATGTCGCCATCTCGAGAGTAACCAATCGAAATGCATTACATATTCTTAGTAACGACGATGAGAAGCCCAGTGAAAACAAGGTCTTAAATATTGTGTACACAGAGATTCTTTAG